From the genome of Microtus pennsylvanicus isolate mMicPen1 chromosome 20, mMicPen1.hap1, whole genome shotgun sequence, one region includes:
- the Ccdc201 gene encoding coiled-coil domain-containing protein 201 — MRPRLRQHRTPEEATLSCGQRPAGALNLCEQSAEGGLLMSSCLSQGTRIHVAEVNAAAAASRKRKPISRASKRPCGWLRPCQDLSAPAEEASVSASSTQRPRQKQQSLAAMSESSTFPKVFHKTRSGRRDPRKLAAAMERVRQWEFRLLQNLEEASQHHLTVETENKRPVSQGLQFSAEDPPGSSSDLHTGHGLLSFWTHVH, encoded by the coding sequence ATGAGGCCACGCTTAAGACAACACAGGACTCCTGAGGAAGCTACCCTTAGCTGTGGCCAGAGACCGGCGGGCGCACTGAACCTTTGTGAACAGAGTGCGGAAGGCGGACTCCTGATGTCTTCATGCCTTTCCCAGGGCACCCGCATCCACGTGGCAGAAGTCAACGCCGCCGCAGCCGCCTCTCGGAAACGGAAGCCGATTTCCAGGGCTTCCAAGCGGCCCTGTGGGTGGTTAAGGCCCTGCCAGGATCTCTCTGCTCCCGCGGAAGAAGCTTCTGTGTCAGCCTCCTCAACCCAGCGTCCTCGGCAGAAGCAACAGTCTCTTGCAGCCATGTCTGAGAGCTCGACATTTCCCAAGGTTTTCCACAAAACCCGCAGCGGGAGACGAGACCCGAGGAAGCTGGCAGCCGCCATGGAGCGGGTGAGGCAGTGGGAATTTCGCCTGCTTCAGAACCTCGAGGAGGCCTCGCAGCACCACCTCACCGTCGAAACCGAGAATAAGAGACCTGTGAGCCAGGGGCTTCAGTTCAGTGCAGAAGACCCGCCAGGGTCCAGCTCCGATCTCCACACAGGGCACGGACTTTTGTCATTCTGGACACATGTCCACTAA